The Impatiens glandulifera chromosome 3, dImpGla2.1, whole genome shotgun sequence genome contains a region encoding:
- the LOC124931595 gene encoding uncharacterized protein LOC124931595 translates to MDDLPLHKVSISGPILASMIQRFISSPGDIEGLLFGRVTHLTITNFSDDTSTSTPDSPTLLATVTSFLSFNSSGDLSPTSVRRLLSSPPFSDHNNSLLGWFSGRRKTPIRPSLRDSSLTASFSSDTQFSLQVDNSSYNIPPCLFFLFTTPIQDQLIHTHEYRAYQFRLSTDSFEPKTIDVVNLGPAFRGHYGSFSPNSPFPAIHCEMKASGSSTSDDGKIDKESLMGMKKFSKDQKELDMVADGFHISRLNSLMGPEAANYTSELDNLYVKMLAKLEKLGRLVEKSSAKVSEQENLNMKLRYKVAGME, encoded by the exons ATGGACGATCTTCCATTGCATAAAGTCTCGATCTCAGGTCCGATCTTAGCATCAATGATTCAACGATTCATCTCTTCCCCAGGCGACATCGAAGGTCTTCTCTTCGGCCGAGTTACTCATCTCACCATCACCAATTTCTCCGACGATACTTCCACTTCCACTCCCGATTCCCCTACTCTCCTCGCAACAGTAACCTCCTTTCTCTCCTTCAACTCTTCCGGCGATCTCTCACCCACTTCCGTACGCCGCCTTCTCTCATCACCCCCTTTCTCCGATCACAACAATTCCCTCCTCGGATGGTTTTCCGGCCGCCGCAAAACCCCCATTCGACCTTCTCTTCGTGATTCATCTCTCACTGCTTCTTTCTCTTCAGATACCCAGTTCTCTCTACAGGTTGATAACTCCTCCTACAACATTCCCCCTTGCTTATTCTTTCTATTTACTACTCCGATTCAAGATCAACTTATCCATACTCATGAATATAGAGCTTATCAGTTTCGATTATCTACTGATAGCTTTGAGCCGAAGACCATTGATGTGGTTAACCTTGGTCCGGCTTTTCGTGGGCATTATGGTTCGTTTAGCCCTAATTCACCTTTCCCAGCTATCCATTGTGAAATGAAAGCATCCGGCTCCTCCACATCTGATGATGGaaagattgataaagaaagTTTGATGGGTATGAAGAAATTCTCCAAGGATCAAAAAGAACTTGACATGGTTGCTGATGGGTTTCATATCAGCCGTTTGAACAGCTTGATGGGTCCAGAAGCTGCAAATTACACTTCCGAATTGGATAATCTGTATGTGAAAATGCTGGCTAAATTGGAAAAGTTGGGTAGACTTGTGGAGAAGAGCTCGGCTAAGGTGTCTGAGCAG GAGAATCTGAATATGAAGTTAAGGTATAAGGTTGCTGGTATGGAGTAG
- the LOC124932779 gene encoding RING-H2 finger protein ATL66-like, with product MGFQDPHPFNFVEISTKTFKADGKTLIFLILFLFFIVLSIFCFLYFIYSCTRRYMFLSRVRTSCPATGGLDKAEIDRLPVVSYGSSHGYGPSKDGECSICLGCFQEGEKVKVLPLCKHGFHSECVDTWLKNRPSCPLCRGSVVRVDSVVHPEVDDVPISTNV from the coding sequence ATGGGATTTCAAGACCCACATCCCTTTAATTTCGTCGAAATCAGTACCAAAACCTTCAAAGCCGATGGCAAAACACTAATTTTTCTAATCCTCTTCTTGTTCTTCATCGTCCTTTCCATCTTCTGTTTCCTTTACTTCATCTATTCCTGCACTCGCCGTTACATGTTCTTGTCTAGGGTTCGAACCAGTTGTCCCGCCACCGGTGGCTTAGACAAGGCGGAGATTGATCGTCTTCCCGTCGTTTCTTACGGGTCGAGCCATGGATATGGTCCTTCTAAAGACGGTGAATGCTCAATTTGTTTGGGTTGTTTTCAGGAAGGAGAAAAGGTGAAGGTTTTGCCACTTTGTAAACATGGGTTTCACTCTGAATGTGTTGACACGTGGCTCAAGAATCGACCCAGTTGCCCGCTTTGTAGAGGATCGGTTGTCCGAGTTGACTCTGTTGTTCACCCGGAAGTTGATGATGTTCCAATCTCAACTAACGTTTGA
- the LOC124929999 gene encoding pentatricopeptide repeat-containing protein At2g38420, mitochondrial has translation MASTISRQSQARYVSHIAFVFRLSYSTRTPSAYIYYLRKGKKWPTLNPYRTKLHQQFDCEEALQALKLLSKSTSNNLLPSLIESFATYACTPTPEAYQFVFRKLTSSAKWIQASEVLNHIEKFEKFNTPEEILIDFIQIYGHANMIGDAIDIFFRIPKFRCNPTVNSLNSLLNILCWNREGIQIAPRILLKSESMQIRADESTFKILVKALCRIGKVDYAVKLLNNVVEGGYNLDGELCSLILSSIVENRCPSVVDILGFLKEMKKLGFCPGRVDWCNVIRVLVCREGKGIEAFNCLEEMKSDGVKPDVNCYCLVMKGLVEKREFKLVDKVFDELLVIGLVPDIECYNVYINGLCKQKKFDEGMKMVASIEGLGCKADTTTYNMLLESLCEGGELDKGREIVKEMRLKGVQINSQMYQFMIDDH, from the coding sequence ATGGCCAGCACCATCTCGAGGCAAAGCCAAGCTCGTTACGTTTCTCATATCGCTTTCGTTTTCAGATTATCATACTCAACCAGAACTCCCTCTGCTTACATTTATTATCTCAGAAAAGGCAAAAAATGGCCGACACTCAATCCATACAGAACCAAATTACACCAACAGTTTGACTGCGAAGAAGCCCTCCAAGCCCTCAAACTCTTGTCTAAATCCACCTCTAATAATCTCCTCCCCTCCCTCATTGAATCCTTCGCTACCTACGCCTGCACCCCAACTCCAGAAGCCTATCAATTCGTATTCAGAAAGCTAACCAGCTCCGCCAAATGGATCCAAGCTTCCGAAGTTCTCAATCATATAGAAAAATTCGAGAAATTCAATACACCCGAAGAAATCCTCATAGATTTCATCCAAATCTACGGTCACGCAAACATGATCGGAGACGCCATAGACATCTTCTTCAGAATACCCAAATTCAGATGCAATCCAACCGTCAATTCTCTCAATTCACTGCTCAACATTCTTTGCTGGAACCGCGAGGGCATTCAAATTGCGCCGCGCATTCTTCTCAAGAGCGAGTCAATGCAAATCCGTGCTGATGAATCGACTTTCAAAATATTAGTAAAAGCACTCTGCAGAATCGGGAAGGTGGATTACGCAGTAAAGCTATTGAACAATGTGGTTGAAGGTGGGTACAATCTTGATGGTGAATTATGTTCTTTGATTCTATCGTCAATTGTTGAGAATAGATGCCCGAGTGTGGTTGACATATTAGGGTtcttgaaagaaatgaagaaattagggttttgtcCTGGAAGAGTGGATTGGTGTAATGTGATTAGGGTTTTGGTATGTAGAGAAGGGAAAGGAATTGAAGCTTTTAATTGTCTGGAGGAGATGAAGAGTGATGGAGTTAAGCCTGATGTTAACTGTTACTGTTTAGTTATGAAAGGACTTGTTGAAAAAAGGGAGTTTAAGTTGGTAGATAAGGTGTTCGATGAATTGCTTGTAATAGGTTTGGTTCCTGATATTGAGTGTTATAATGTGTATATTAATGGGCTGTGTAAACAGAAGAAGTTTGATGAGGGGATGAAGATGGTTGCTAGTATTGAAGGGTTAGGATGTAAGGCTGATACGACGACGTATAATATGTTGCTCGAGAGTTTGTGCGAAGGCGGGGAATTGGATAAAGGAAGGGAGATTGTTAAAGAGATGAGATTAAAAGGGGTGCAAATTAATTCACAGATGTATCAGTTTATGATTGATGATCATTGA
- the LOC124930843 gene encoding uncharacterized protein At5g01610-like encodes MDQILNKVGSYWIGQKANKEFNSVGSDINSLSTSIEGGASWLVNKIKGKMQKPLADLLKEYDMAVGIFPRDSTNYEFNEETGKLTVYVPSICEVGYKDSSVLRLSTTVSGYLEKGKLADIEGMKTKVLIWVKVTSITSEGGKLHFSAGMKKTRNRAAYEVLRDGVSVDKF; translated from the exons ATGGATCAGATATTGAACAAGGTTGGATCATACTGGATAGGTCAGAAAGCGAACAAGGAGTTCAATTCTGTCGGAAGTGATATCAAC TCATTGTCAACAAGCATAGAAGGAGGGGCCTCATGGCTTGTTAACAAAATCAAAG GGAAAATGCAGAAGCCTTTAGCAGATCTGTTAAAAGAGTATGACATGGCAGTAGGAATCTTCCCACGAGACTCAACTAACTATGAATTCAACGAAGAAACAGGGAAGCTGACAGTATATGTACCTTCAATATGTGAGGTTGGTTACAAAGATTCATCAGTCTTGAGGCTTTCAACGACAGTTAGCGGCTATCTGGAGAAAGGGAAGCTAGCGGATATAGAAGGGATGAAGACGAAGGTATTGATTTGGGTGAAAGTCACATCGATAACATCGGAAGGAGGGAAACTTCATTTCTCGGCTGGAATGAAGAAAACCAGAAACCGTGCTGCTTATGAGGTCCTTAGAGATGGGGTAAGTGTAGACAAGTTTTAA